TTTTTTTATTAGGATCAATTGCTATAAGCGGTCTCCCATTGTTTAATGGATTCATTAGTGAATTTGCACTCTATCTGGGAATGGCGAAAGGATTCTCCATTAATAATCTTGCTTTAAACATTGCTGTTTTAATTGGAATGTCCGGACTTGCTCTTATAGGTGCAATGGCTGTACTTTGTTTTACAAAAGTAGTTGGAATTTGTTTTTTAGGATTGCCCAGAAAAGTTTATGATGAACGCGTTTCTGAAAAATCATTTTCATTTTTAATGCCTATGATTACACTTTCTCTTTTTATTTTGTTTATTGGGTTATTGCCTGGATTTGTATTGCCAACATTGTATCAAGTGCTAAAACAATTTATTCCGGCGGATTTTAATCTTGAATTTGCAAACATTATTAATATTTATAATTGGTTAAGTCAAGCCCTCTTTCTGCTCGGTGGAATGATTCTCTTTTTCCTGCTGTTAAGATTTTTGCTTTTACGAAAAAGACAAGTTACTGTATTTAAAACTTGGGATTGTGGATACCAGGCAGAAAGCAGTCGACTGCAATACACAAGCAGTTCTTTTGCTTCTCCATTTTTAGAATTAATCGCTGAGTTCGTTCCACGACAAATAAAAGTTGAAACTCAGAAAAACTATTTTCCTGCTGAGGCACATCTGGAAACCACCCATCATGATTTTACTGAAAAATCGTTTATTCAACCGATACTTAAAATTATCCGTCAGTCATTAAATTCATTTGCATGGATACAAAGCGGACAGATGCAGCAATACATTCTTTATGGATTAATCTTTCTGATACTAATCCTTATCTGGATAATTGGAGGAATGTAAATGTTTGTAGTTATTCAAATATGCTTTTTACTTTTTGCGCCGTTTCTGTTTCTTGGAGTTATAAACCGGGTAAAAGCACTTTGGGCTGGTAGAAAAGGAACTCCGATTCTGCAACCTTTTTATGATTTTCTTAAGCTCCTCCGCAAAGGAGAAGTAATAAGCAAAACAACTTCTTATGTTTTTAAGATTGCTCCTTCAGTTAATATTGCAGCGGTAATGTTCGCCTTTTTAATTTTACCTATTCCAGCAGTTGGTGCCATTCTAAATTTTCCAGGCGACTTTTTACTCTTCGCTTATACACTTGGTCTTGCTAAATTTTTTACTGTCGTAGCTGCGCTTGATACCGGCAGCAGCTTTGAAGGTATGGGTGCAAGCAGAGAAGTTACTTTTTCCTCAATTGTAGAACCGGCATTTTTTATTTTAATCGGAACTCTTTCTTTGTTAACCGGGCAAACTTCCTTCACAGCTATTTTTGCATTGCTTAATGTGAGTGCCGGATATACAATTTTAGTTAAGTCGCTTTTTGTTGTATCGTTAATGATAATGCTGTTAACTGAAGGCTCGCGCGTACCAGTTGATGATCCGAATACACATTTAGAACTAACGATGATTCACGAAGTAATGGTGCTCGATTATTCCGGTCCCGATTTAGCGTTCATTCTTTACTCAGCGGGAATGAAGTTAGTCCTCATATCAACTCTGCTTGCAGATATTCTGATTTCTACAAATCTTGAACCCGCATTTGCGCTGATTATTTATTTTGCAATAATTTTTCTTATTGCTGTAATTATTGGATTAGTGGAATCGTTAATAGCCCGAGCAAGAATGTCGCACGTTCCGCAATTTATTTTTCTTATGACGGCTCTTTCACTTACAGCTTTCGCTGTTGTAATTTTCTTTTTACGCGGAGGGATTAAATGAGCGACGTTCTTATTATTCTATTAGGAACAAGCATGCTTTATGTTTTTGCAGCAAGCAGAATAGAAGCATACGTAAAAACTTTGGCGTTACAGGGTTTTCTTTTATTCCTTCTTATTGTAATAGATATTAAAGAAATCAACTGGCTTAATATAGCTTTTCTTTGCGTAGAAACTTTGGTTATTAAAGCAATCGTAATTCCTTTATTCCTGCTAAATGTTATCCGTAAAAATGAAATTGGAAGAGAGGTGGAGCCATATATTTC
The nucleotide sequence above comes from Ignavibacteriales bacterium. Encoded proteins:
- a CDS encoding NADH-quinone oxidoreductase subunit H codes for the protein MFVVIQICFLLFAPFLFLGVINRVKALWAGRKGTPILQPFYDFLKLLRKGEVISKTTSYVFKIAPSVNIAAVMFAFLILPIPAVGAILNFPGDFLLFAYTLGLAKFFTVVAALDTGSSFEGMGASREVTFSSIVEPAFFILIGTLSLLTGQTSFTAIFALLNVSAGYTILVKSLFVVSLMIMLLTEGSRVPVDDPNTHLELTMIHEVMVLDYSGPDLAFILYSAGMKLVLISTLLADILISTNLEPAFALIIYFAIIFLIAVIIGLVESLIARARMSHVPQFIFLMTALSLTAFAVVIFFLRGGIK